A section of the Pseudanabaena mucicola str. Chao 1806 genome encodes:
- a CDS encoding Uma2 family endonuclease, whose amino-acid sequence MTVIATPPLKNQEPISQSLLTDQWISATWEEFVQILENPLYADSRCYYDKNQFRQMRIETMPVGSEHADDNTLIIFAISLYCTLSAIPARGLTNCSFTKTGVQGCQPDIAYYIGESASLAPRSSSVVNLDEFAVPNLVIEISSSTLGDDLGKKRLFYEQLGTSEYWVVDVQEVRIIAFEMIDGGSRQITESKLLGSLAIADLEFALQLSREKSQSEVGAWLLQKYSDR is encoded by the coding sequence ATGACAGTGATCGCTACTCCCCCTCTCAAAAATCAAGAGCCAATATCCCAGTCACTCCTTACCGATCAATGGATTAGTGCAACATGGGAAGAGTTTGTGCAGATTCTCGAAAATCCTCTATATGCAGACTCGCGATGCTATTACGACAAAAATCAATTTAGGCAAATGAGGATTGAGACTATGCCTGTTGGCTCAGAACACGCAGACGATAATACTTTAATCATCTTTGCTATTAGTTTATATTGCACATTATCTGCCATCCCAGCGAGAGGCTTGACCAATTGCAGCTTTACAAAAACGGGAGTTCAAGGCTGTCAACCTGACATCGCTTACTACATCGGTGAATCCGCAAGTTTAGCGCCACGTAGTAGCTCTGTAGTAAATCTCGATGAATTTGCCGTGCCTAATTTGGTGATCGAAATATCTAGTTCTACGCTAGGCGACGACTTAGGCAAGAAACGATTATTTTATGAACAATTGGGGACTAGTGAATATTGGGTCGTTGATGTCCAAGAAGTAAGAATCATCGCCTTTGAAATGATCGATGGAGGCAGTCGTCAGATTACAGAATCGAAGTTACTAGGTAGTTTAGCGATCGCTGATCTCGAATTTGCCCTGCAACTCAGCCGCGAAAAATCTCAATCTGAAGTTGGGGCATGGCTTTTACAAAAATATAGCGATCGCTAG
- a CDS encoding sodium-dependent bicarbonate transport family permease yields MDLDLIVSNVLNPPILFFFLGMIAVLIKSDLEIPPPIPKLFSLYLLLAIGFKGGVELVKSGINQEVVMTMVAAILMACLVPVYSFFVLKVKLDSYNAAAIAATYGSISAVTFITASSFLGQLDIPFDGYMVAALALMESPAIIVGLVLVSLFTTAEKAEKGEEREFAWGEVLREAFLNSSVFLLVGSLLIGCLTGERGWHVLSPFTQDMFYGVLTFFLMDMGLVAAKRIRELQKTGVFLIAFAILMPILNSGVGIAIAKLISMSQGDALLFAVLCASASYIAVPAAMRLTVPEANPSLYVSTALAVTFPFNIIVGIPLYLYVINLFWV; encoded by the coding sequence ATGGATTTAGACCTAATTGTTTCTAATGTTCTCAATCCGCCGATCTTGTTCTTTTTCTTAGGCATGATAGCAGTATTGATTAAGTCGGATTTAGAAATACCGCCGCCAATTCCGAAATTATTCTCACTATATTTACTTCTCGCGATCGGTTTTAAGGGTGGTGTCGAGCTAGTCAAAAGTGGAATTAATCAAGAAGTAGTCATGACGATGGTTGCAGCCATCCTTATGGCTTGCCTTGTCCCTGTCTATTCATTTTTCGTTCTCAAGGTCAAACTTGACTCTTACAACGCCGCAGCGATCGCTGCAACCTATGGCTCGATTAGTGCTGTTACCTTTATTACCGCTAGCTCATTTTTGGGACAGTTAGATATTCCTTTTGATGGCTATATGGTTGCTGCTTTGGCGCTGATGGAGTCCCCCGCAATTATTGTCGGATTAGTCCTTGTCAGTCTATTTACTACCGCAGAAAAAGCCGAAAAAGGTGAAGAACGCGAATTTGCATGGGGGGAAGTACTCCGCGAAGCTTTTCTGAATAGCTCCGTATTTTTGCTGGTCGGTAGCTTACTTATTGGCTGTCTCACAGGCGAGAGAGGCTGGCACGTCCTATCTCCCTTTACCCAAGATATGTTTTATGGCGTGTTGACTTTCTTCTTGATGGACATGGGGCTAGTCGCCGCAAAACGTATTAGAGAATTACAAAAAACAGGTGTATTCCTGATTGCCTTTGCGATTTTGATGCCAATCTTAAATTCAGGTGTGGGGATTGCGATCGCCAAATTAATTTCAATGTCGCAGGGAGATGCCCTTTTATTTGCAGTGCTATGTGCTAGTGCATCTTATATCGCTGTACCTGCTGCGATGCGTCTGACTGTGCCAGAAGCAAATCCTAGCCTATATGTCTCGACGGCCCTAGCCGTCACCTTCCCCTTTAACATTATTGTCGGAATTCCTTTATATTTATATGTAATCAATTTATTTTGGGTATAG
- a CDS encoding P-II family nitrogen regulator: protein MHAVKRIEIVSDSVESHKITKVLETVGVLNYTVIRNVIGKGVSGTNSGDLDMSMLENDYVIAFFLADKTKHLIEQLRPIINKFGGACYISDAMEIISIQCVASL, encoded by the coding sequence ATGCACGCGGTGAAACGGATCGAAATTGTATCTGATTCTGTTGAATCCCATAAAATCACCAAGGTTTTAGAAACTGTTGGGGTTTTAAACTATACTGTCATCCGTAATGTGATTGGCAAAGGCGTAAGTGGCACTAATTCGGGCGATTTAGATATGAGCATGTTGGAAAACGACTATGTGATTGCTTTCTTCTTGGCGGATAAGACTAAGCATCTGATCGAACAACTAAGACCAATCATCAATAAATTTGGTGGTGCTTGTTATATTTCCGATGCTATGGAAATTATATCGATTCAATGTGTTGCATCCCTTTAA
- a CDS encoding BlaI/MecI/CopY family transcriptional regulator — MTPLPKYRPKQLSLGPLESELLNIIWDSTRISATDIHDRILADPDRELAYGSVMTVLRRLEQKGWIACDKEGRTFYWHTLISREEAQALTAYHQLNRFLEVGDADIVAAFANDLDRASMDKLEAIATRLKTIRQSREQSLEG, encoded by the coding sequence ATGACTCCATTACCAAAATATCGACCGAAACAACTATCGCTTGGTCCATTAGAGTCTGAGCTTCTCAATATTATTTGGGATAGCACAAGGATTAGTGCAACTGATATCCACGATCGCATTCTTGCTGATCCTGATCGCGAGTTAGCCTATGGCTCAGTGATGACCGTGTTGCGTCGCCTCGAACAAAAGGGTTGGATTGCTTGTGACAAAGAGGGACGCACTTTCTATTGGCATACCCTAATTTCGCGCGAGGAGGCGCAAGCCTTAACTGCCTATCACCAACTCAATCGTTTCTTAGAAGTGGGTGATGCAGACATTGTGGCAGCCTTTGCCAATGACCTTGATCGCGCCAGTATGGACAAGCTCGAAGCGATCGCTACCCGCCTTAAAACGATTCGCCAATCTAGAGAACAGTCACTGGAAGGTTAA
- a CDS encoding M56 family metallopeptidase gives MLFFSMHSVMLLGSLGLAWGLRYDWQSSHNVSVTWQIRWHRALFCFVLPPLLVITTAIAVLCMGSEGQMIGLQAGYVSYAIALIFLVYSIFRAGQLALTGWQSLQKLKKLVIHRDATASNDDMQLLNIPMLFAAQIGFWRSHLFVSQGLLDTLDSEHLEAVLLHERAHAHYHDTFWFFWLGCLRQIMPWLPNTQVLWEELLLLRELRADRWAAQYLDGLLLAESLLEMVSHNMLPSETFTAAFGSTNTSDRLEERINFLLTEPEPLPKFSWRSLFWLGFSLLPLAVLPLHS, from the coding sequence ATGCTATTTTTCTCGATGCATTCAGTGATGCTTTTGGGTTCTCTCGGCTTAGCGTGGGGGTTGCGTTACGATTGGCAGAGTAGCCATAATGTTTCAGTAACTTGGCAAATCCGTTGGCATAGAGCCTTATTTTGCTTTGTCCTGCCTCCCCTGCTGGTCATCACGACCGCGATTGCCGTGCTATGTATGGGATCTGAAGGTCAAATGATCGGTTTGCAAGCTGGCTATGTTAGCTATGCGATCGCCCTAATATTTTTGGTCTATAGCATCTTCCGTGCTGGGCAACTTGCCTTGACAGGTTGGCAATCCTTACAAAAGTTGAAAAAGTTAGTCATCCACAGAGATGCGACAGCTAGCAACGATGATATGCAATTGCTAAATATTCCAATGCTCTTCGCCGCACAAATTGGCTTTTGGCGATCACATCTTTTTGTGAGCCAAGGTTTACTCGATACCCTTGATTCCGAACACCTAGAAGCAGTCTTACTCCATGAACGAGCTCATGCCCATTACCACGACACATTCTGGTTTTTCTGGCTAGGCTGTCTGCGTCAAATCATGCCTTGGTTGCCCAATACCCAAGTACTATGGGAGGAGTTGCTGCTATTACGTGAACTACGTGCTGATCGTTGGGCAGCTCAGTATTTAGATGGCTTATTACTCGCGGAATCACTATTAGAAATGGTCAGTCATAATATGCTGCCGTCTGAAACCTTTACTGCTGCTTTTGGTTCAACAAATACAAGTGATCGCTTAGAAGAACGGATTAATTTTTTATTAACTGAGCCTGAGCCTTTACCAAAATTCTCTTGGCGATCACTATTTTGGCTAGGATTTTCCCTCTTACCGCTTGCAGTACTACCATTGCATTCATGA
- a CDS encoding J domain-containing protein — MNQLPKELKLQFAQIDRGISQFNNDYYAALGLTITTNPIYIRRVYLRIVRLLHPDVYGFSLEDKAVATQYLAKLVNPAYDTLMQEQERHAYQGIFKLLAKRLIQKSRNVPIYSTVACELLLAPNDDLYESSVSAIAKKQYESLNTILKYTAQISELNLVYILYKEGYTHGAPNMPPVLAPMVQHKNAYFPPTYPSAQAYPNPKNKPNSRKF; from the coding sequence ATGAATCAATTGCCAAAGGAGCTAAAACTTCAGTTTGCCCAAATTGATCGAGGTATTAGTCAGTTTAACAATGACTATTATGCAGCCTTGGGCTTAACGATTACCACCAATCCTATCTATATTCGTCGTGTCTACCTGAGAATTGTTCGCCTATTGCATCCTGATGTTTACGGCTTTTCGCTAGAAGACAAGGCAGTTGCTACTCAGTATCTTGCTAAATTAGTCAATCCAGCCTATGACACTTTAATGCAAGAGCAGGAACGCCATGCCTATCAAGGAATCTTTAAATTACTGGCGAAGCGACTTATCCAAAAATCACGCAATGTTCCGATTTATTCGACAGTTGCTTGTGAATTACTCCTTGCACCTAATGATGATCTATACGAAAGTTCTGTTTCCGCGATCGCCAAAAAGCAATATGAATCTCTCAATACAATCCTAAAATATACGGCGCAAATTAGTGAACTCAATCTGGTTTATATTCTCTACAAAGAGGGTTATACACATGGTGCTCCGAATATGCCACCTGTACTAGCACCAATGGTGCAGCACAAAAACGCATATTTTCCACCAACTTATCCTAGTGCTCAAGCCTACCCCAATCCAAAGAATAAACCTAACTCACGGAAATTCTAA
- a CDS encoding retropepsin-like aspartic protease family protein: protein MFKVNLVTITLIVSSLIGIGELCINQTKLINHTNAQASDCFMVNSKGQRIDLSSLCNGGQNQTVRIPIKRRVRGIPIVEVTFNGNRIYEMMLDTGASRTLITGEMAQTLNVVPDTSGQFDIADGSKVSFPIGKVKSISLGSLKVQMMSVPIATKASMGLLGYDFFGDLDITIGQNMIELSPRRFF, encoded by the coding sequence ATGTTTAAAGTCAATTTAGTAACGATTACTTTAATAGTTAGTTCTTTGATTGGGATTGGTGAGTTATGTATCAATCAAACTAAACTTATTAATCACACAAATGCTCAAGCTTCAGATTGCTTTATGGTCAATTCTAAAGGGCAGCGTATTGATCTCAGTAGTTTATGTAATGGTGGTCAAAATCAAACAGTCAGAATTCCCATCAAGAGACGTGTGCGTGGTATTCCCATTGTTGAAGTAACTTTTAATGGTAATCGTATCTATGAAATGATGTTGGATACTGGCGCAAGCAGAACTTTAATTACTGGGGAAATGGCACAAACACTTAATGTTGTACCCGATACTTCAGGGCAGTTTGACATTGCTGATGGCAGTAAAGTGAGCTTTCCTATCGGTAAAGTAAAATCAATTTCATTAGGTTCTCTCAAAGTCCAAATGATGTCTGTACCGATCGCTACGAAGGCAAGTATGGGATTGTTAGGCTATGATTTTTTCGGTGATCTGGATATTACAATTGGACAAAATATGATTGAGTTATCTCCTCGTAGATTCTTTTAA
- a CDS encoding NINE protein: MKTRTGAILWCFFLGSLGAHKFYLGQTGWGIVYLLFCWTGIPSLAAFIEFIMLLLMSDAEFNRRFNAAAPQATASVRDSTAALSDLKRLYDDGVITAEEYEEKRKKLLKNI, encoded by the coding sequence ATGAAAACTAGAACTGGTGCAATTCTTTGGTGTTTCTTTTTAGGATCGCTTGGGGCACATAAGTTTTATCTTGGTCAGACTGGATGGGGAATTGTTTACCTTCTATTTTGTTGGACGGGAATTCCATCGCTAGCAGCATTTATTGAATTCATCATGTTATTGCTGATGTCTGACGCTGAATTTAATCGTAGATTTAATGCTGCCGCACCTCAAGCTACAGCATCAGTTCGAGACTCTACCGCAGCACTTAGCGATCTGAAGAGACTCTATGATGATGGCGTGATCACAGCCGAAGAATATGAAGAGAAGCGAAAAAAGCTACTTAAAAACATTTAA
- a CDS encoding helix-hairpin-helix domain-containing protein: MSQPAWFDQTPAWVFWSFVPVLGGGAIAYAGVKSGSNIWIGVGAGFVAGAIVISSIPVLSILAKILWFAQIATAFALKRAYLAKTYPKDLALPDDPKLFAVIAANRPKVDINTCSKNDLVNTLGLPIVYANDIESLRDEGHIFTSIEELHDILEIPNATLKKIEPIIIFSYDYRQESDYSWKRINSMSTDDLIGSGIEPNTAKAIAEERQRRGEFKSIMDIKKRTGVPFSAYRHLT, translated from the coding sequence ATGTCTCAGCCTGCATGGTTTGATCAAACGCCAGCATGGGTTTTTTGGTCTTTTGTGCCAGTATTAGGTGGTGGCGCGATCGCCTATGCTGGTGTAAAGTCTGGCTCAAATATTTGGATTGGTGTTGGTGCTGGCTTTGTTGCTGGCGCAATTGTGATCTCCTCAATACCAGTTCTCTCTATACTAGCAAAAATTCTCTGGTTTGCCCAAATTGCCACTGCCTTTGCGCTCAAACGAGCTTATCTAGCTAAAACCTACCCCAAGGATTTAGCATTACCTGATGATCCTAAACTATTTGCAGTGATCGCGGCTAATCGTCCTAAAGTTGATATCAATACCTGCTCTAAGAATGATTTGGTAAATACTTTAGGATTACCGATTGTCTATGCCAATGATATCGAATCCCTCCGCGATGAAGGGCATATTTTCACTAGCATTGAGGAACTTCACGACATTTTAGAAATCCCCAACGCTACGCTCAAAAAAATTGAGCCAATAATTATATTTAGCTATGACTATCGCCAAGAGTCAGATTATTCATGGAAGCGGATTAACTCTATGTCCACAGATGATCTGATTGGCTCAGGGATAGAACCAAATACAGCTAAAGCGATCGCCGAAGAGCGTCAACGTCGTGGTGAATTCAAATCTATTATGGACATTAAAAAACGTACTGGAGTTCCTTTTAGTGCTTATCGTCATCTCACCTAA
- a CDS encoding XisI protein, producing MDRVSEYRQIICQFLQDFSADDPDARLIFDKECDRYLVLHSGWRNDYRFYGCAIHLDLIDGKVWIQQNSTEVMVDQELEKLGVSPKDIILGFRSPEVRERLAALR from the coding sequence ATGGATCGAGTAAGTGAGTATCGCCAAATTATTTGTCAGTTTCTGCAAGATTTTAGTGCGGATGATCCTGATGCGAGGTTGATTTTTGATAAGGAGTGCGATCGCTATTTAGTGTTGCATTCTGGGTGGCGTAATGATTATCGATTTTATGGCTGTGCGATTCATCTGGATTTAATCGATGGAAAGGTATGGATTCAACAAAATAGTACAGAGGTGATGGTGGATCAAGAGTTGGAGAAGCTTGGGGTAAGTCCTAAAGATATTATTCTTGGTTTTCGATCGCCTGAAGTGCGTGAGCGTTTGGCAGCATTGAGATAG
- a CDS encoding DUF29 domain-containing protein → MTTKLYDTDFYAWTLEQSRLLQSGNLQDLDIENLVEEIESLGKQQRQELRNRLGVLIGHLLKWAYQPEKRSKSWRSTIREQRKEVLELLKENPSLKSYLPEAITSAHESGLALVVRETPLDYEDLPVECPFSLEQIFDLTFPEGV, encoded by the coding sequence ATGACGACAAAACTTTATGATACAGATTTTTATGCTTGGACTTTGGAGCAGTCTCGGCTGTTGCAATCTGGCAATTTACAGGATTTAGATATTGAGAATTTGGTGGAGGAAATTGAGTCTTTGGGTAAGCAACAACGCCAAGAGTTGAGAAATCGATTAGGTGTTTTGATTGGGCATCTTTTGAAGTGGGCTTATCAACCAGAAAAGCGTAGTAAGAGTTGGCGGTCAACAATTCGAGAGCAACGTAAGGAGGTGTTAGAACTATTAAAAGAAAATCCTAGTTTGAAGTCGTATTTGCCAGAGGCGATCACTTCGGCGCATGAGTCAGGTTTGGCACTGGTTGTGCGTGAGACTCCGCTAGACTATGAGGATCTACCTGTGGAATGTCCTTTTTCTCTTGAGCAAATTTTCGATCTAACTTTTCCTGAAGGTGTTTAG
- a CDS encoding DNA-binding protein, with the protein MATITIDISDSQLQKLQDLARVHRVSPEALISANLESWLSSPSPEFMDAAKYVLKKNAELYQRLA; encoded by the coding sequence ATGGCAACGATTACTATTGATATTTCAGATAGTCAATTGCAAAAGCTGCAAGACTTGGCGAGGGTGCATAGGGTTTCCCCAGAGGCACTAATTTCTGCAAATTTGGAGAGTTGGCTGAGTTCGCCTAGTCCTGAGTTTATGGATGCAGCGAAGTATGTGTTGAAAAAGAATGCTGAACTTTATCAGCGTTTAGCATAA
- a CDS encoding IS4 family transposase translates to MKEISVFREKLHEHLQWNGARLLFVSMFLIALMRVKTVNLDEIATGFRGEAKVESHYKRLQRFFREFEVDYESIALMVVKVMKIPEPWVISIDRTDWRFGKTVFNVLTLGVVHHGIAFPLVWMMLDKKGNSNTRERCELCNRFLEIFGDRKIDFLTADREFVGEEWFDYLLCDPCTRFRIRIRKNTLLDDGQKQLRADVCFQDLQVGQSKVLSKPRLVWQHWLYIAAMRLEDGDLLIVATAHDPNTAITDYAKRWAIETLFGCFKSRGFCLEATHLQDPERLSKLIALLTLALCWAFSSGLWLAQLNPLKPKKHGRLPKSIFRLGFDYLRHIIFDIHLNSEAFFNSIKFLSCT, encoded by the coding sequence GAGTAAAGACAGTAAACCTAGACGAAATCGCTACAGGATTTAGAGGTGAAGCCAAAGTCGAATCACACTATAAGAGATTACAGAGATTTTTTCGAGAGTTTGAAGTGGACTATGAAAGCATCGCTTTAATGGTCGTCAAAGTGATGAAAATACCTGAACCATGGGTAATCAGTATCGACCGCACCGATTGGAGATTTGGTAAGACGGTATTTAATGTGCTGACATTGGGAGTAGTGCATCACGGTATCGCATTCCCATTGGTATGGATGATGCTGGATAAAAAAGGTAACTCGAACACCCGTGAACGTTGTGAATTGTGTAATCGATTTCTGGAAATATTTGGAGATCGCAAAATCGACTTTTTGACCGCAGACCGAGAATTTGTGGGGGAAGAGTGGTTTGATTACCTGCTTTGTGACCCATGTACCCGTTTTCGTATCCGTATTCGTAAAAACACCTTGCTTGACGATGGGCAGAAACAACTAAGAGCTGACGTTTGTTTCCAAGATCTCCAAGTTGGTCAATCCAAGGTATTGTCCAAGCCCAGACTAGTTTGGCAACATTGGCTCTATATTGCGGCGATGCGTCTGGAGGATGGCGATTTATTAATTGTTGCTACTGCTCATGATCCGAATACCGCTATTACTGACTATGCAAAGCGTTGGGCGATTGAGACTTTGTTTGGTTGTTTTAAATCTCGTGGCTTTTGTTTGGAGGCGACTCACCTTCAAGACCCTGAACGCCTTTCTAAGCTTATTGCTTTACTCACCCTCGCTTTATGTTGGGCTTTTTCTTCGGGGCTTTGGCTTGCTCAGCTCAATCCCCTCAAACCTAAAAAGCACGGTCGCTTACCTAAGAGCATTTTTCGTCTTGGCTTTGATTACCTGCGTCATATCATCTTTGACATCCATCTCAATTCCGAGGCTTTCTTCAACTCCATTAAATTTTTGTCCTGTACTTAG